One window from the genome of Rhodocyclaceae bacterium encodes:
- a CDS encoding tripartite tricarboxylate transporter substrate binding protein, which produces MASARLVRTGSTLVLAAALATAGTAALAQGRPLRLIVPFTPGPGVDLVARTVSDQLSQTMGRTVVVDNRPGAGSVIGVDLAAKSPADGNTLLFVNLAYAINAAMVPNLPYDPLRDLAPVTVVATQPHLLVVNPAIPVKSVRDLIALAKSRPGEITYASAGVGTGPQLVAEMFSTAVGVRMNHIPYKGANPALSDVVGGHAQVMFATLVSSLPQVQAGRLRAVAVTSAKRSRHVPDVPTMIESGLPGFEAVGWFMVMAPARTPAPVLSRLQLALADALAQPAVRERLSGDGAEVVASRPDEAKRFLETEIQRWGAVVKSAGLRRE; this is translated from the coding sequence ATGGCATCCGCGCGCCTTGTTCGCACAGGCAGCACCCTCGTCCTCGCCGCCGCCCTGGCCACCGCCGGCACCGCCGCCCTCGCGCAGGGTCGCCCGCTGCGCCTCATCGTGCCGTTTACGCCTGGCCCAGGCGTCGACCTGGTCGCGCGCACGGTTTCCGACCAGCTGTCGCAGACGATGGGGCGCACGGTCGTCGTCGACAACCGCCCGGGCGCCGGCTCGGTGATCGGCGTCGACCTCGCGGCGAAGTCGCCGGCCGACGGCAACACCCTGCTGTTCGTCAACCTGGCTTACGCGATCAATGCCGCCATGGTGCCGAACCTGCCCTACGACCCGCTGCGCGACCTCGCGCCGGTGACGGTGGTGGCGACGCAGCCGCACCTGCTGGTGGTCAATCCGGCGATACCGGTGAAGAGCGTGCGCGACCTTATCGCGCTCGCGAAAAGCCGGCCGGGCGAGATCACCTATGCGTCCGCGGGCGTCGGCACCGGTCCGCAACTGGTCGCAGAGATGTTCTCCACTGCGGTCGGCGTGCGCATGAACCATATACCGTACAAGGGCGCCAACCCGGCGCTGTCCGACGTGGTCGGCGGCCATGCGCAGGTGATGTTCGCGACGCTGGTATCGTCGCTGCCGCAGGTGCAGGCCGGGCGCCTGCGCGCGGTGGCGGTGACCTCGGCAAAACGGTCACGCCACGTACCTGACGTGCCGACAATGATCGAATCGGGCCTGCCCGGCTTCGAGGCGGTCGGCTGGTTCATGGTGATGGCGCCCGCGCGTACCCCGGCGCCGGTGCTGTCGCGGCTGCAGCTCGCGCTGGCCGATGCGCTCGCCCAGCCGGCTGTACGCGAACGGCTTAGCGGCGACGGTGCCGAGGTGGTCGCCAGCAGGCCCGACGAGGCGAAGCGCTTTCTCGAGACCGAGATCCAGCGCTGGGGCGCGGTCGTGAAGTCGGCCGGCCTGCGCCGCGAATGA
- a CDS encoding enoyl-CoA hydratase/isomerase family protein, translating to MADAPLHTLSIDQGVALLTLNRPQSHNALNRALRHELMDLFPKLDRDPAVKVLVITGAGDKAFCTGADLKERSAGSTADMIDERRHVMSKWTHALASVGKPVIAAINGYCMGGGLELVLQCDISIAADTAIFALPEVTHGFFPGGGACQRLPRLIGYQMARELVLTGRRWDAAEAKSLGLVNRVVPQARVVDEAMEMARRIASYPSTGVVQAKRALNHSMEAGLTAGLRFDTEAWVACMHSDEWKQKLEGFARNERKA from the coding sequence ATGGCCGACGCGCCGCTGCACACCCTGAGCATCGACCAGGGCGTTGCCCTGTTGACCCTGAACCGGCCGCAGTCGCACAACGCACTGAACCGGGCGCTGCGCCACGAGCTGATGGACCTGTTCCCGAAACTCGACCGCGACCCGGCCGTGAAGGTCCTGGTCATCACCGGCGCCGGCGACAAGGCATTCTGCACCGGCGCCGACCTGAAGGAGCGCTCGGCCGGCTCCACCGCCGACATGATCGACGAGCGCCGGCATGTGATGTCGAAATGGACCCATGCGCTGGCCAGCGTGGGCAAGCCGGTGATCGCAGCGATCAATGGCTACTGCATGGGCGGCGGCCTCGAACTGGTGCTCCAGTGCGATATCTCGATCGCCGCCGACACCGCGATCTTCGCGCTGCCCGAAGTCACCCACGGCTTCTTCCCGGGTGGCGGTGCCTGCCAGCGCCTGCCGCGCCTGATCGGCTACCAGATGGCACGCGAGCTGGTGCTGACCGGCCGCCGCTGGGACGCGGCCGAGGCGAAGTCGCTCGGGCTGGTCAATCGCGTGGTGCCGCAGGCGCGCGTGGTCGACGAGGCGATGGAGATGGCACGCAGGATCGCCTCGTACCCGTCCACCGGCGTCGTGCAGGCCAAGCGCGCACTGAACCATTCGATGGAAGCCGGCCTCACCGCCGGGCTGCGCTTCGACACCGAGGCCTGGGTTGCCTGCATGCACTCCGACGAGTGGAAGCAGAAGCTCGAGGGCTTCGCGCGCAACGAACGCAAGGCCTGA
- a CDS encoding CoA transferase, with translation MSAAPPPAAPGSPPARGKVLAGIRVVDMTEGVAGPYASTLLGDMGADVVKIERREGDWQRSSGRGEPGRIGNAQFIALNRNKRDIGVDLDTPGGRAIVERLVSKADVVVSNYRAGVMAKLGFGHARCEELRPGIIYCTISGFGQQGQYSRLPASDTILQAMSGVMSVVGEPDGAPLRVGFPLIDMTAANQAVQGVLLALYGRLTGQGGANIDVSLMAAAASLMCGSFTENMATGLLPPRQGNQNSLLAPAGAFEVAGGRFITIAVLRDSHWHKFCAALELDALAHDERFATNAARVKNRDALDRIIVPQLHAGTSEYWLERLRAADILCGPINTVADVLADPALAACLPLIDTGLEQPARAMGSPLRIDGGFFDARRPPPAKAEHTREVLVESGYSAAEIEALLAEGCAFEEHPTR, from the coding sequence ATGAGCGCGGCGCCACCGCCGGCCGCGCCCGGCAGCCCACCGGCCAGGGGCAAGGTGCTCGCCGGCATTCGCGTGGTCGACATGACCGAAGGCGTCGCCGGGCCTTATGCATCCACGCTGCTCGGCGACATGGGCGCGGACGTGGTGAAGATCGAGCGGCGCGAGGGCGACTGGCAGCGCAGTTCCGGGCGCGGCGAACCCGGGCGCATCGGCAACGCGCAGTTCATCGCACTCAACCGCAACAAGCGCGACATCGGCGTCGACCTCGACACGCCGGGTGGACGCGCGATCGTCGAGCGGCTGGTGTCGAAGGCCGACGTAGTGGTGTCGAACTATCGCGCCGGCGTGATGGCGAAGCTGGGCTTCGGCCATGCACGCTGCGAGGAACTGCGTCCCGGCATCATCTACTGCACGATCTCCGGCTTCGGGCAGCAGGGCCAGTACTCGCGCCTGCCAGCGAGCGACACCATCCTGCAGGCGATGAGCGGCGTGATGAGCGTGGTCGGCGAACCGGACGGCGCACCCTTGCGCGTCGGCTTCCCGCTGATCGACATGACCGCGGCCAACCAGGCGGTGCAGGGCGTGCTGCTCGCGCTGTACGGCCGACTCACCGGTCAGGGCGGTGCGAACATCGACGTGAGCCTGATGGCTGCGGCCGCCTCGTTGATGTGCGGCAGCTTCACCGAGAACATGGCCACCGGGTTGCTGCCGCCACGCCAGGGCAACCAGAACAGCCTGCTCGCTCCGGCTGGCGCGTTCGAGGTCGCGGGCGGCCGCTTCATCACCATCGCGGTGCTGCGCGATTCGCACTGGCACAAGTTCTGCGCAGCACTGGAGCTCGACGCCCTCGCGCACGACGAGCGATTCGCCACCAATGCCGCGCGGGTGAAGAACCGCGACGCGCTCGACCGGATCATCGTGCCCCAGCTGCACGCCGGCACTTCGGAATACTGGCTGGAGCGGCTGCGCGCGGCCGACATCCTGTGCGGGCCGATCAACACCGTGGCCGACGTGCTCGCCGACCCCGCGCTCGCGGCCTGCCTGCCGCTGATCGACACCGGACTCGAGCAGCCGGCGCGTGCGATGGGTTCGCCGCTAAGGATCGACGGCGGCTTCTTCGACGCGCGGCGGCCACCGCCCGCCAAGGCGGAACACACCCGCGAAGTTCTCGTCGAATCCGGTTACAGTGCAGCCGAGATCGAAGCGCTGCTCGCCGAAGGCTGCGCGTTCGAAGAACACCCAACAAGGTAG